A region of the Egicoccus sp. AB-alg2 genome:
ACGCGCGCCGGCCCGGTCCTGCTCGGCCGCGGCGTCGTCGCCGGGGGTGAGGAACAGGAACGCGAGCCCGAGGTCGGCCGCGTCGACGTCGTCGGCGCCCAACTCCGCGGCCCAGTCGGCCGCCAGCTCACGCGGGATCTGGGTGAGCACGCCCGCACCGTCGCCGGACAGCCCGTCGGCGGCGACGGCCCCGCGGTGCTTCACACCGCACAACCCCTGCAGCGCCAGGGCGACGATGCTGCGTCGTGGCCGACCGTCGACATGGGCGACGAAGCCGATCCCACACGCGTCGCGTTCGCCACGCGGGTCGAACGCCGTGGCACGGGCGTCACGACGGCCGGTCGGGGGGGCCGGCGCCAAAGGGATCGACGTCACGTCGGACACGCTGGAACTCCTGCTCGAGGTGCCGGGGCACCGGGACGGGCACGTGCTGCGACGCCGAGCAGGGCCACCGAGGTGGTCCAGGGATGCGGACGCGAAAAACGGCGCCCCGCCAGGTGTCGGGAGCGCCGTTGCTCTGCCGGGGAGCGTAACGGGCGACTCGGCTGATTGTCCATCCCGACGAATCGGACGGCTGACCGGACGAGGCGGCCGGGCCGGATGCGTGCCCGCGCCGATGTCACCGCTGCCATCATGCGCCTCGACCCAGGAGGCCGATTGAGCAGCCAGTCGGACCCGGCGCCCTCACCTGTTCCCGTGCTCACGGGGCCGAGGTGGGACGGCCCGTCGCCAGCCCCCGCGATCGACGTCGCGGTCGCCGTCGAGGACGCCGCGACGGAGTTGGCGCGCCTGCTGGCGCAGGTGACACCCGCCGACCACGAGGCCCACGGACGGGCGTCGCGGCATCTCGCCCGGCTCGCGACCCCACCCGGGGCGCTGGGGCACCTGGCGAACCTGGCCCTCGAACTCGCGTGCCTGACGGGGCATCCGCCGCCGGTCCCCTCCCGCCCGGCCCTGCTGCTCGCGGCCGGCGACCACGGCGTGCACCGGCACGGGGTGACGCCCTGGGCGCAGTCGACGACGCGGCGGCTGGCCGAGGCGGCGTTGGCGGGGCGCGCCGGGGTGTCCACCGCGGCCAGGACCGTCGGCGCACGGGTGTGCGTGCTCGACGTCGGGCTGGTCCAGCCGATCGCCGCGCACCCGGCATTGGTCGTCGCGCCGGTCGTGCGAGGCACCAGCGACCTCCACGAGCAGGATGCGATGTCCGTGGTCCAAGCCCGCCGCGCGCTCCTGCTCGGGGCGCGGCTGGCAGCGGGGCTCATGGCCGACGGTGCCGACCTGCTGGTGCTGGGTGACCTGGGCGTCGGCAACGCGACGGCCAGCGAGGCGCTAGTGGCCGCCACGACCGGTGTCGATCCGGACTACCTCACGGGTCGGCCCGTCAACGGCGCGGCCGAGCACGTCGCCGTCCGGCGGCAGGTCCTGCGCACCGCGATCCGTCGCGTCGGCCTGCGCTCGCCGCTCCAGACGCTGGCGGGGCTGGGCGGGGCCGAGCACGCGGCGCTGGTCGGCGCGATCCTCGCGGCGGCCGGACGACGCGTGCCGGTGCTGCTCGACGGTCTCGCGGACGCGGCCGCGGCCCTGATCGCGGTCGGGCTCGCCCCCGACGCCGGGCAGGCCCTGATCGTCGGTAGCGTCTCGCCCGAGCCGGCCGCCCGCATCGCGGTCGGTCACCTCGGTCTGCGACCGCTGCTCGACCTCGACGTCCGCCTGGGTGACGGCACCGGGGCACTGCTGGCGGTGCCGGCGGTGCAGGCGGCGGCCCGGCTGCTGCACGACGTCGCCACGCTCGAGGAAGCCGGGCTGGCGACGTGACGGGGCCGCTTCGTGCGCACCGGCACGGCAGGTCTAACGTTGCCGGCCCTGACCGCGACGAAAGGACACCGGGTGAGCGTGCGGACCGAACGCCGTGACGACGGGGTCGCGATCCTGACCCTGGACGACCCGGACCGCCGCAACGCCATGACGGTCGAGATGGGCGACGCGCTGCGCGAGGCGGCCGCGGAACTGCAGGACGACCGGGGCCTGCGCGCCGTCGTCCTCACCGGCGCCCCACCGGCGTTCTCGGCCGGCGGCGACCTCGGCATGCTCGAGGACCTCTCACGTCGGACCCGCGAGGAGGGGTTCGACGCCACCGACCACATGCGTGACTTCTACCGCCGGTTCCTGAGCGTGCGCGACCTGCCGGTACCGGTCGTCGCGGCCATCAACGGGCACGCGGTCGGCGCCGGTCTGTGCGTCGCCCTGGCCTGCGACCTGCGGGTCGTCGCCGAGGACGCCAAGGTCGGGCTGAACTTCTCCCGGCTCGGGCTGCACCCGGGCATGGGTGGCTCCTGGTTCCTGGCGCGGGCCGTGGGGCCGCAACGGGCGGCGGCATGGCTCTACACGGGCCGGCTGGTCTCCGGGCGCGAGGCCGCCGACGCCGGGCTGGCGCTGGAGGCCGTCCCGGTCGACGAGGTACTGCCACGGGCCATCGCGCTGGCCGAGGAGATCGCCGCCGCCTCCCCGGTGACCGTCCGGCAACTGAAGCAGACCCTGGCCACGACCGCGGACGCCGACCTCGACGCGGCGCTGGCACGCGAGGCCGCGTGCCAGGCGGTCAGCTACGGCAGCGACGACCTGGTGGAAGGCCTCGCCGCCGGCCGCGAGCGCCGCGCCCCCCGGTTCGCGGGCCACTGACCACGGCACCGGCGTGAGGGACCGGGTGGCCGGTCTTGGCGAAGCCGCGACGCCGGTCAGCGCTACAGGTCGGGACGCGCTTCGAGTTCTCCATCGGCGATGGCCTGACGGTGACGGTCGAGGTCCCGCTCGTTCTGGTCCGCGTAGCGCCGGGCGAAACGGATGTCGACACCGGCTTTCATGTCCCGCAACTGGCGCCAGTAGTAGTGCCGGCCGGTGACCGTGCTGCTCCACCCGAGGAAGATGTCGCTGGCGGCCTGCATCAGGAGTTGCCCCTGGACGACCCGCTGACCGTGGTGCGTATAGGCGGACCGCTGGACCACCACCTCGAGGACCGAGGCCGCCGCCTCTTTGGCCTGCAGCAGCAGCCCGACGTCGAGGTGGCCGTACCAGGTGTCCAGGAAACCCGCGCGCGCGAAGTCGCCCATCGCCAGCCGGGCCGCCGCCACGGTGGACACGAGCTCGGCGCGCTGCGCCGGCGGGAACTGCCGCAGCCGGCCGGCGATCTCGAAGCTGGTGGCCAGACGCTTGACGTCCCACTCCCATGGGCCGGGCAGCGTCTCGTCGAAGTCGTTGAGGTCGAACACGAGCCGCCGCTCCGGGCTCGCGTGGACCCGCAGTTGGCGAGGTGCGCGTCGCCGCACGATTGGACCTGGAAGCCGGTCGTCGGAGTCACGGCGAGGTCGTGTGTGCCATGATCGCCCCCGCTCCCCGATAGGAGGCGAACGGGTCGGCGGTCATCCGGCCGTGCCGGATCGGGACGAGGCCGGGGATCCGCGTGGCGTCCTGCTCGCGGAGGACCGCGACGGGGTCACCCCGCTGCGATGGTGCGTCCCACTCGGCGTGGTCGCGGCGGCGGACCGACTGGCGGGCGGCGCGGCCCGCCGACGACGCATGGATGGCACGGTCGTCCCCGTCAGCGAGCAAGCGGCTCCCCGTTTCCCGATCACGATCGTCTGCACTCGGCGGGGCGCCGCGGACTGCGCCGCCGTCACACACCCGCAGGATCGGGCTCTACGCGTCGGACGTCGTCTCCACCCACGGGCGGGTGGTCGAGCCAGCGAGGCGTCACTCCTTGGCGCTGCGCCAGGCGGTCCGGTACCCGACACGTCCGCCGGCGCGCAGGATCGAGCCCTCGTACAGGCGGGCGGCCAGCAACGTGAGCAGGGCGGCGCTCACCAGCACCACCGCGCCCGAGAGCACCGCCTCCCACAGGGGCAGCTCGACGAGGGCGAGACGCACCGGCACCACGAACGGGGCGGAGAAGGGCACGTAGGTGGCGACCACGGCCAGGGTGCTGTCCGGTGCGTTCAAGGTCGGGAACGCCAGCATGAAGGCGACGATCAGGATCGCCCACAGCGGCATGACCACCGCCTGCAGGTCCTCGATCCGCGACGCCATGGCGGCCAGGCCGCCGGTCACGCCCGCGTACAACGCGAAGCCGAGCACGAAGAACACGATCACCGACGCGACCGCCGCGCCGACGCCGGGCGGCAGCAGGTCGGGGTCGCGCACCAGCAGGAACACGAGCGCCGGCGCGACGATCGTGACGACCTGGGCCGTGCCGACGATCCCCAGGCCCAGCAGCTTGCCGCCGAGGAGCTGCCGCGGCGGCACGGCCGGCAGCATCAGCTCGACGACCCGGGAGCCCTTCTCCTCGATGACCCCGGTCGCGACGATCTGGGCGAAGAAGATCAGCGCGAGGTAGAGGAAGAACGACCCGACGTAGGCGACCGCGAACCGGGCACCGGCGGTCTCCGCGTCGACACCCGTGCCCGTCTCCACGATGTCCACCGGCACCGGCCTGGCATCCAGGGCCGTGCCGACCAGACCCGGATCGGCGCCGGCCGCCTCGAGCTCCTCGGCGACGCCGAGCGCTTCCGTGACCCCGAAGGGCACGGCCGGCGTGAACGGCCCGGCCGGCGTGGGTGCCAGCACCCGGGCGCCGTCGTCCACGATCGCGAAATCGGCTCCCTGTGCGATGGCCTGTCGGGCCGCGGCCTCGTCGGTCACCTGGCGGTAGGTCGGCTCCTGACCGACACGGGTGGCCAGCGCAGAGCGGGCCGCCTCCGAGAGTTCCCCGACGACGGCGACCTCCAGCCCGCTCGCGGCCGTTCCGGGCGCGGCGTCGGTGTCGCGGTCGCCGCCGAACAGGTCACCGCCGTTGGAGAACAGCACCGCGCCGACGAGCACCACGACGGCCAGCAGCACAGTGGTGCCCACCAACGCCTTCGACCGCACCCGTTGGCGGATCTCGCGGCCGGCCACGAGCAGGACCTGTCGGGTACGCATCAGGCCGGCTCCCCCACCGCGTCGCGGAACAACTCGGACAGTCTGGGTGGCTCGAGGCTCATCTGCAGGACCGGCCCGCTGCGTCGTGCGTGCTGGAGGACCCCGACCGCGTCGACGTCGTCCCCGAGTACGAGGGTCACCTCGCCGTCGCGGCGGGCCACCACCTGCACGTCGTCCGGGACGTTGGCGAGCCACCCGTCGTCGCCCTCGACGACGATGCGCAGCCGTGTCGGGCCGCGGCGTTTCAACTCGCGGACGTCACCGTGCAGGACCGTCCGGCCCCGGCTGACGATGGCGACCGTGGTGCACAGGTCCTCGACCAGGTCGAGCTGGTGGGACGAGAACACGACGGCGGCGCCACGCTCGGCCTGCTCGCGCAGCAGCGCCGACATCGTGTCGACGGCCAGCGGGTCGAGGCCGCTGAACGGCTCGTCGAGCACGAGCAGTTCCGGCCCGTGGACCAGGGCGGCCGCGAACTGCACCCGCTGCTGGTTGCCGAGGCTCAACGCCTCCGTCGGGTCACCGATCCGCTCGGCGAGACCCAGCTTGTCGAGCAGGGCCTCGACCCGCTCGATGGCCTGGCCCTTCGACAGCCCGTGCAGGCGGGCGAAGTAGGCCAACTGCTCGCCGATCGGCATCTTGGCGTAGAGCCCCCGCTCCTCGGGGAGGTAGCCGGTGGCGGCCCGCATCTCCGCGGTGATCGGCGCACCGTTCCAGCGCACCTCGCCACCGTCGAGCCGGGTCACGCCCAGCACGGCGCGCATGGCGGTGGTCTTGCCGGCACCGTTGGGGCCGAGGAAGCCGCACAACTCCCCCGGCCGGACGGCGAACGAGAGGTCGTCCAGCGCCACGACGTCGCCGAAGGCGCGCCGCAACCCATCGAGTTCCAGCACGTCGCCACGCCCCTGCTACCGGCCGGTCCCTGGAGGCGGGACCCTAGGCAGGGGCGGGTGCCGGCGCCAATCGGCAGCGGGCACCGCAGGCCGCAGGGCCCCGGTCAGCCCGCGAGGGCCTCGCCCAGCAGCGTGCGCGCGATGACCCGGAGGGCCAGCACCTCGTCGGCGCCCTCGAAGATCGACAGCACACGGGCGTCGACGAACAGGCGCGAGACCGTGTACTCCTCGGCATAGCCGTAGCCGCCGTGGATCTGCTGGGCCTCACGGGTGACCCATTCCGCGACCCGGCACGACAGCTGCTTGACCTGGCTCGCCGCCAGCTGCGCGCCCTCGTCGCCGCGCGCCAGCTGGCGGGCCACGTCGGTCGCGAAGACCCGGCAGGCCGCGATGACCGCCGCCATCCGGGCGAGCTTGATGCGGTTGAGTTCGTAGGCGGCCAGCGGCGTGTCGAAGACGTGCCGTTCCTTGGCGTAGCCGGTCGCGTGCTCCAGCGCCGACTGCATCACGCCGAGGGCCCGCGCGGCGGTCTGCAGGCGGGCGTTCGCGAACGCCTGCATCTGCAGGTAGAACCCGCGTCCGAGCCCGTCGTCCTCGCCGATCAGGTTGGCGTGCGGCACGCGCCAGCCGTCGAAGCTGATCTCGAAGGAGTGCATGCCGCGGTAGCCGAGCGTCGGGATGGCGCGGGCGTCCATGCTCCCGCCGCCGTCACCGTCCTGCTCGGCCCGCCACTCGTGGCCGGCGAAGGCCGGCTTCTCGACCACGAACAGGCTCAGGCCCCGGTGGCCGAGCGAGCGGTCCGGGTCGGTGCGCGCGAGCACCAGCAGGTACTCGGCGCGGCCACCGAACGTGCACCAGGTCTTCACCCCGTTGATGACCCAGTCGTCGCCGTCGCGGGTGGCGGTGACCTTGACGCCGGCGACGTCCGAGCCGTGGTCGGGCTCCGTGACGGCGACCCCGCACATCTTCTCGCCGGACGCGATGGCGGGCAGCCAGGTCGCCTTCTGCTGCTCCGTGCCGCCCTTCAGGATGGCGGTGCCGATGATCTCCGGGCGGGTGATCAGCGAGCCGGCGACGCCCAGGGAGCCGCGCGAGAGCTCCTCGGTGACCAGCACCATGTTGAGCAGTTCGTCCTCGCCGCCGGCCGAGAACCCGCCGTAGGCCTCGGGGATGGACAGCGCGAAGCAGCCGAGCTCGGCCAGGCCGGCGATGACCTCCTCGGGGATGTCCTGGTCGTGGCGGTGCACCTCTTCGGCGACCGGGACGACCTTGTCCTCCGCGAACCGGCGGAAGGTCTGGCGCACCATCTCCAGTTCCTCGGCGAGGTGGCGCGGTCCGGCCTCACCGGTGGCCAGCACCCGCTCGGCGAGGTCGTCGAGGAAGCCCGGATCGCGCCCGGCGGCCAGTGCCTCGGCGGCCTCGCCCAGCACGTCGACGTCGAGCCCCCAGTGGGCGGCCCGCCCGGCGACGCGCGCCTGCAGGTCGGCGGCCACGTCGGCGGCATAGGCGAGCGCGAGTGCCGCCTCCTGCTCGCCCTGCTCACCGTAGGTCAGCAGGTGCCGGGCAGCGGCGACGGCCGACGCGAGCGAGGCGAGGTCGTAGGCGACGGTCTGGTGTTGGTCGAGCAGGCCGGTGCTGATCCGGCCGTCCTTCTCGCTACGGGCGGCCAACGACGCGGCGGCGGTGTCCACCGCGTCCTGCAGGGCCGAGACCAGCGTGCGGGCGTGATCGAGATGGGACACGGGAGCGCTCCTTCGCCGGTCGCCCGCAGGGAGGCGGGGACCGCCAGAGCCTGCCATCCCGGATCGGCCGGCTCCAAGCCCACACGACGGCAGGATCCCCACCGGCGATCCGCCCCATCGAGCCTCGTCGGCAGTGATACTCGAACCCGACCCCGGTGGCGCGACGAGGAGGACCTCATGACCTACGTGGGAACCGGCGAGACCGACGCGCGGCTCGCCCCGCCGGCTCAGGTCCTCGACCTCGGCGCGACGCGGGTCCGGGTGCTGGCCGACGTGGCGGCGACCGATGGTCGCTACTCGCTGTACGGGCTGGACCTGCCGGCGGACGGTGGTACGGCCACGCCGCACTTCCACCGCACCTTCTCCGAGTCGTTCCTGGTGCTGGACGGCGAGGTGGAGCTCTACGACGGCCGCGAGTGGGTGGCGGTCGGCGCCGGCGCGCACCTGTACATCCCGCCCGGCTCCGTGCACGGCTACCGCAACCACAGCGGACAGCCGGCATCGATGCTGATGCTGACCTGCCCGGGGGCCCGGCGGGAGGACTACTTCGCCGCGCTGGCGGAGATCGCCGCCGGTGGGCGGCGCCCCTCGCCCGAGGAGTGGACGGCGCTGCTGGCCGCCCACGACCAGTACAGCGTCTGACGGCAACGCAGCCGGCAACGCCGGAGACGGACGACGACGGTCGACGACAGCCGGTGGCGGGGCTACGCGGCGTCGGCGGCCAGCAGCGCCGCGCCGATGGCCCCACCTTCGTCGCCGAGTTGTGCCGCGACCACGCGCACCCGGGGCGGCTGGAGGAACAGGTGGGGGCGCATGGCGGCGTCGACCTGCATCCGGAAGCGCTCGCCGAACCGGTCGGCGAGCCCGCCGCCGAGTACCACGACGTCGACGTCCAGCAGGTTGACGGCGCTGGCGATGCCGGCACCCAGGGCCTCGATGGCGTCGTCCAGCAGGTCGGCGACCAGCGGGTCACCGCGGTCGTAGGCCTCCTGGAACACCCCGGAGGTCGGCCGGGACTTGCCCAGTTCCTCCATGACGTCGAACAGGATGGTCGGCGTGCCGGCCGCCTTGGCCCGCTCGGCCGCCAGCGACATCGCCCGACGGCCCGCGTACGCCTCGATACAGCCCCGACGCCCGCAGGGACAGACGGCGCCGCCCTGCTGGACGACCATGTGGCCGAACTCGCCGGCGCCGCCGGCGCCGCCCTCGAACGGCCGGCCGTCGAGGATGATCCCGCCGCCGACACCGGTGCCGACGTGCACGCCGAGCACGTCGTCGGTGCCGCGTCCGGCGCCGAGCCGATGCTCGGCGACCGCGGCGGCGGTGACGTCGTTGGCCACCCGGACCTCGTGACCCACTTTCTGCTTGAACAGGTCCGCCAGCGAGAACCGCTCGAGGAAGCCGGGGACGTTGGCCGCCCCGCCGACGGTGCCGGCCATGACGATGCCGGGCGAACCGACCCCGACGCCGTCCACGTCGTCCATGGTGCGGCCCGCATCCCCGAGGGCGTCGCGGACCGCGGCGTCCATGACGTCGAGCACCCCCGTGCGGTCCCCTGTCGACGGAGTGCGCAGCTTGGCCCGTCCCAGTCGCTGTTCGCCGTCCAGCACCACCGCGTAGATGTTCGTGCCGCCCAGATCGATGCCGACCGTGACCACGCATGCCTCCGTGACGGGTGACCCGCGGCCCGTGACCGTGCCGCGGGAGGGCGCAGCCTAGCGCTCTGGCGCGATCCGGCCCCGGGTGGTGGCCTCGTCGGCCGTGCCGTCCGGCGGTGGCTCGGGCGACGATCCGGCGGTGCTCTGGCGCTCGTTCGCGCGTCGACGCCCGGCCAGGCCGAGTCCCACCGTGACGAGCACGGCACCGACCACGGCCGCCGCCGACAGCCGTTCCCCGACGACCAGCACGGCCAGCGCGGTTGCCGTCAGCGGCTCGGCCAGGGTGAGTGTCGTGGCGGTCGGTGCGTCGACGGTGCGCAGGCCGGCGGCGAAGAGCGTGTAGGCGGCCGCGATCGTGAAGATCGACAGCCACACGATCATCACGAGTCCGCGCGGTGTGACGGCCCAGCCGATGCTCTGTGGCAGCAGGGCCGGCGCCAGCAGGAGGCCGCTGGCGGCGAATGCGAGCGCCATGCCGCTGGTGCCGTCGACGCCACGTTCGACCAGTCGCTTGGACGCGACGGCGTAGGTGGCGTAGGCGGCGCCGGCCGTCAGGGAGGCGCCCACACCGAACAGGTCCACCCCGCTCGCGGCGTCGGGTCCACCGCCGAGGACCAGCAGCGCCGTTCCCGACACCGTCACCGCCGTCGCGACCAGCCACCGCAGGCCGGGCCGCCGGCCGGCGAGCGCCTCGAGCAGCCCCGCCCACACCGGTGCGCTGCCGATCGCGACCAGCGTGCCGACCGCCACCCCGGACAGCCGGATGCCGGTGAAGTAGCCGCCCTGGAAGGCCGTCATGGCGACGGCGGCCACCGCCAGCGGTCCGGGGGCGCGCCGGGCGGTGTCGACGACGACGGCCCGGCCGCGCCACAGCAGCACCGCGCCCGACAGCAGCGCGCCGCCGAGCAGGCTGCGCAGCGCGGCCACGGCCGGCGGCCACGCCTCCGGCGGCCCCAACTCCTGCGCCGCCCCTGCGGTGCCCCACAGGGTCGCTGCCGCCAGGACCAGCAGCGGGCCGCGGGCACCCGGCCCACTCACCGGCGCAGTCCCGCGGCCAGGTGCGCGACGTCCTCGGCGCTCGGCTGGAACGGCGTGTACAGGCTGACTCGGTCGGCGAGGTCGCCGTAACGGGCACGGATCGCCGCGCCGAGTCCGTCGGGGGGCGCGACGACGGCGAACGCGTGCAGCACCTCGTCGTCGACGAGTTCCGGCATCGCGTCCCACTCGCCGCGTAGCGAGCGCGTGTGGAGTTCCTCGTGCAGGTGGCCCCAGCCGTGCAGCTCGAGGACCGGCCGGTACGCGGGCGTCGACCCGTAGAAGGCCAGCTGCTGGCGCACGAATGCGTCGGCGCGGGCCACCTCGAGCTCGTCGTGGCCCGTCACGGCGAACACCGGCAGCGCCACCTCGACGTCGTCGCGGCGGCGTCCGGCACCCTCGGCGCCCGCCCCGAGTGCCGGCAGCGTGACCTCGCGCAGGTAGCGGTCGGTGGTGAAGCCGTGGCAGAGCACCCCGTCGGCCACCTCGCCGGCCACCTCGGTCATGCGCCGCCCGACCGCCGCCAGCCACACCGGCGGCGGGCCGTGCCCGTGCGCCGGCGGGGTGAAGAACGGTGTCATCAGCGTGTGCCGGTAGAACTCGCCCCGGTAGGCCAGCCGGTCGCCGGTCTCCCACGCGCTCCAGATGGCCCGCAGCGCCAGCACGAAGTCCCGCATGCGTGCCGCGGGCGCGGACCACGTCGCGCTGAAGCGCTTCTCCACGTGCGCCTTCACCTGGGACCCGAGGCCGAGCACGAAGCGTCCCCCGGTCAACGCCTGCAGGTCGTGGGCGGCCTGGGCGACGTGCATCGGCGAACGGGGGAACGCCACCGCGATCGCGGTCCCCACCTGCAGCCGCTCCGTGGCCACCCCTGCGGCCGTGCAGGCCAAGAGCGGCTCGTGGGCGGTCTCGCCCGTGAACCAGCCGTCGTAGCCGCCCACCTCCGCCGCGGCGGCGAGCCCTGCCACCTCGGCGAGGGGCGCGCCCAGGATCATGGCGTCGAGCTTCACGTCAGCCACCCACCTGGTCGGAGGCGACCGCCTGCACGCGCACCTGCCCGCGGGCGACGGGCTTGCCGTCGGACTCCCGGCTGACGACGACCTGCCACAACTGCTGGGTGCGCCCCACGTGCAGGGGCACGCCCTCCACCAGCACCCGCCCCTGCCGGTGCGGGCGGAGGAAGTCGGTCGTGTTGCTGACGCCGACGGCGAGCTCCTCGTTCGACGCAGCGTGCAGGGCGGCCCCGATCGAGGCGATCGTCTCCACGACCGCGCACCACACGCCACCGTGGACGATGCCGTAGGGCTGGTGGTGGCGTTCGTCGACGTCGAGGTGG
Encoded here:
- a CDS encoding nicotinate-nucleotide--dimethylbenzimidazole phosphoribosyltransferase, which codes for MSSQSDPAPSPVPVLTGPRWDGPSPAPAIDVAVAVEDAATELARLLAQVTPADHEAHGRASRHLARLATPPGALGHLANLALELACLTGHPPPVPSRPALLLAAGDHGVHRHGVTPWAQSTTRRLAEAALAGRAGVSTAARTVGARVCVLDVGLVQPIAAHPALVVAPVVRGTSDLHEQDAMSVVQARRALLLGARLAAGLMADGADLLVLGDLGVGNATASEALVAATTGVDPDYLTGRPVNGAAEHVAVRRQVLRTAIRRVGLRSPLQTLAGLGGAEHAALVGAILAAAGRRVPVLLDGLADAAAALIAVGLAPDAGQALIVGSVSPEPAARIAVGHLGLRPLLDLDVRLGDGTGALLAVPAVQAAARLLHDVATLEEAGLAT
- a CDS encoding enoyl-CoA hydratase/isomerase family protein; this encodes MSVRTERRDDGVAILTLDDPDRRNAMTVEMGDALREAAAELQDDRGLRAVVLTGAPPAFSAGGDLGMLEDLSRRTREEGFDATDHMRDFYRRFLSVRDLPVPVVAAINGHAVGAGLCVALACDLRVVAEDAKVGLNFSRLGLHPGMGGSWFLARAVGPQRAAAWLYTGRLVSGREAADAGLALEAVPVDEVLPRAIALAEEIAAASPVTVRQLKQTLATTADADLDAALAREAACQAVSYGSDDLVEGLAAGRERRAPRFAGH
- a CDS encoding DUF2252 family protein; translation: MGDFARAGFLDTWYGHLDVGLLLQAKEAAASVLEVVVQRSAYTHHGQRVVQGQLLMQAASDIFLGWSSTVTGRHYYWRQLRDMKAGVDIRFARRYADQNERDLDRHRQAIADGELEARPDL
- a CDS encoding DUF2252 family protein → MLADGDDRAIHASSAGRAARQSVRRRDHAEWDAPSQRGDPVAVLREQDATRIPGLVPIRHGRMTADPFASYRGAGAIMAHTTSP
- a CDS encoding ABC transporter permease, encoding MRTRQVLLVAGREIRQRVRSKALVGTTVLLAVVVLVGAVLFSNGGDLFGGDRDTDAAPGTAASGLEVAVVGELSEAARSALATRVGQEPTYRQVTDEAAARQAIAQGADFAIVDDGARVLAPTPAGPFTPAVPFGVTEALGVAEELEAAGADPGLVGTALDARPVPVDIVETGTGVDAETAGARFAVAYVGSFFLYLALIFFAQIVATGVIEEKGSRVVELMLPAVPPRQLLGGKLLGLGIVGTAQVVTIVAPALVFLLVRDPDLLPPGVGAAVASVIVFFVLGFALYAGVTGGLAAMASRIEDLQAVVMPLWAILIVAFMLAFPTLNAPDSTLAVVATYVPFSAPFVVPVRLALVELPLWEAVLSGAVVLVSAALLTLLAARLYEGSILRAGGRVGYRTAWRSAKE
- a CDS encoding ABC transporter ATP-binding protein, coding for MLELDGLRRAFGDVVALDDLSFAVRPGELCGFLGPNGAGKTTAMRAVLGVTRLDGGEVRWNGAPITAEMRAATGYLPEERGLYAKMPIGEQLAYFARLHGLSKGQAIERVEALLDKLGLAERIGDPTEALSLGNQQRVQFAAALVHGPELLVLDEPFSGLDPLAVDTMSALLREQAERGAAVVFSSHQLDLVEDLCTTVAIVSRGRTVLHGDVRELKRRGPTRLRIVVEGDDGWLANVPDDVQVVARRDGEVTLVLGDDVDAVGVLQHARRSGPVLQMSLEPPRLSELFRDAVGEPA
- a CDS encoding acyl-CoA dehydrogenase family protein, with amino-acid sequence MSHLDHARTLVSALQDAVDTAAASLAARSEKDGRISTGLLDQHQTVAYDLASLASAVAAARHLLTYGEQGEQEAALALAYAADVAADLQARVAGRAAHWGLDVDVLGEAAEALAAGRDPGFLDDLAERVLATGEAGPRHLAEELEMVRQTFRRFAEDKVVPVAEEVHRHDQDIPEEVIAGLAELGCFALSIPEAYGGFSAGGEDELLNMVLVTEELSRGSLGVAGSLITRPEIIGTAILKGGTEQQKATWLPAIASGEKMCGVAVTEPDHGSDVAGVKVTATRDGDDWVINGVKTWCTFGGRAEYLLVLARTDPDRSLGHRGLSLFVVEKPAFAGHEWRAEQDGDGGGSMDARAIPTLGYRGMHSFEISFDGWRVPHANLIGEDDGLGRGFYLQMQAFANARLQTAARALGVMQSALEHATGYAKERHVFDTPLAAYELNRIKLARMAAVIAACRVFATDVARQLARGDEGAQLAASQVKQLSCRVAEWVTREAQQIHGGYGYAEEYTVSRLFVDARVLSIFEGADEVLALRVIARTLLGEALAG
- a CDS encoding cupin domain-containing protein encodes the protein MTYVGTGETDARLAPPAQVLDLGATRVRVLADVAATDGRYSLYGLDLPADGGTATPHFHRTFSESFLVLDGEVELYDGREWVAVGAGAHLYIPPGSVHGYRNHSGQPASMLMLTCPGARREDYFAALAEIAAGGRRPSPEEWTALLAAHDQYSV
- a CDS encoding ROK family protein; this translates as MVTVGIDLGGTNIYAVVLDGEQRLGRAKLRTPSTGDRTGVLDVMDAAVRDALGDAGRTMDDVDGVGVGSPGIVMAGTVGGAANVPGFLERFSLADLFKQKVGHEVRVANDVTAAAVAEHRLGAGRGTDDVLGVHVGTGVGGGIILDGRPFEGGAGGAGEFGHMVVQQGGAVCPCGRRGCIEAYAGRRAMSLAAERAKAAGTPTILFDVMEELGKSRPTSGVFQEAYDRGDPLVADLLDDAIEALGAGIASAVNLLDVDVVVLGGGLADRFGERFRMQVDAAMRPHLFLQPPRVRVVAAQLGDEGGAIGAALLAADAA
- a CDS encoding DMT family transporter — translated: MSGPGARGPLLVLAAATLWGTAGAAQELGPPEAWPPAVAALRSLLGGALLSGAVLLWRGRAVVVDTARRAPGPLAVAAVAMTAFQGGYFTGIRLSGVAVGTLVAIGSAPVWAGLLEALAGRRPGLRWLVATAVTVSGTALLVLGGGPDAASGVDLFGVGASLTAGAAYATYAVASKRLVERGVDGTSGMALAFAASGLLLAPALLPQSIGWAVTPRGLVMIVWLSIFTIAAAYTLFAAGLRTVDAPTATTLTLAEPLTATALAVLVVGERLSAAAVVGAVLVTVGLGLAGRRRANERQSTAGSSPEPPPDGTADEATTRGRIAPER
- a CDS encoding TIGR03617 family F420-dependent LLM class oxidoreductase is translated as MKLDAMILGAPLAEVAGLAAAAEVGGYDGWFTGETAHEPLLACTAAGVATERLQVGTAIAVAFPRSPMHVAQAAHDLQALTGGRFVLGLGSQVKAHVEKRFSATWSAPAARMRDFVLALRAIWSAWETGDRLAYRGEFYRHTLMTPFFTPPAHGHGPPPVWLAAVGRRMTEVAGEVADGVLCHGFTTDRYLREVTLPALGAGAEGAGRRRDDVEVALPVFAVTGHDELEVARADAFVRQQLAFYGSTPAYRPVLELHGWGHLHEELHTRSLRGEWDAMPELVDDEVLHAFAVVAPPDGLGAAIRARYGDLADRVSLYTPFQPSAEDVAHLAAGLRR
- a CDS encoding PaaI family thioesterase; the protein is MTEAAFETLLGRLQVGETVAADELEVLEADRFASDVVGLRWDTLSLERVTAHLDVDERHHQPYGIVHGGVWCAVVETIASIGAALHAASNEELAVGVSNTTDFLRPHRQGRVLVEGVPLHVGRTQQLWQVVVSRESDGKPVARGQVRVQAVASDQVGG